One genomic region from Grus americana isolate bGruAme1 chromosome 15, bGruAme1.mat, whole genome shotgun sequence encodes:
- the LOC129213134 gene encoding transmembrane protein 238-like has translation MAAPGGLGRCVAAFWLALAFDALGLAVLLAGVFADVFFSDLLIYAGGIGIFLSLIWWVFWYAGNLEVPPEELRDDVGLAPPKGRGDSVLRGLVHGLSLRLSSAFAPAPRSRAAAADLELQRTGGPRGRPADSSRVC, from the exons ATGGCGgcccccggcgggctgggccGCTGCGTGGCCGCTTTCTGGCTGGCGCTGGCCTTCGACGCGCTGGGGCTGGCGGTGCTGCTGGCCGGCGTGTTCGCCGACGTGTTCTTCTCCGACCTGCTCATCTACGCGGGCGGCATCGGCATCTTCCTCAGCCTCATCTGGTGGGTGTTCTGGTACGCGGGCAACCTGGAGGTGCCGCCGGAGGAGCTGCGCGACGACGTGGGGCTGGCGCCGCCCAAGGGCCGCGGGGACAGCGTGCTGCGGGGGCTGGTGCACGGCCTCAGCCTCCGCCTCTCCTCCGCCTTCGCCCCCGCGCCGCGCtcccgcgctgccgccgccgaCCTGGAGCTGCAGCGCACCGGGGGcccgcggggccgccccgccgaCTCCAGCAG GGTCTGTTGA